A single region of the Chthoniobacterales bacterium genome encodes:
- a CDS encoding low affinity iron permease family protein — protein sequence MTEKNDLFCRFARSASKQSGKPWVFGAAVLIILLWAVLGPVFKFSDTWQLVINTSTTIITFLMVFLIQNTQNRDSEAMHLKLDELIRASSAHNALLDIEELTDQQLDQIKVDYEELAKVARPELETPQEEEEPVAPVKKQPAPGRKKKPRKKKVEPPKRSTVAW from the coding sequence ATGACTGAGAAAAACGATTTATTCTGCCGTTTCGCCCGCTCTGCTTCCAAGCAATCGGGCAAGCCCTGGGTCTTTGGCGCCGCTGTCCTGATCATTCTGCTCTGGGCGGTGCTCGGGCCGGTCTTTAAGTTTAGCGACACCTGGCAGTTGGTGATCAATACCAGCACGACGATCATCACGTTTCTAATGGTGTTTCTGATTCAAAACACCCAGAACCGCGACAGCGAGGCGATGCATTTGAAGCTCGATGAATTGATCCGCGCCAGCTCCGCACACAATGCGCTGCTAGACATCGAGGAATTAACCGACCAGCAACTCGACCAGATCAAGGTCGATTACGAGGAGCTGGCGAAAGTGGCCCGACCGGAGTTGGAGACGCCCCAGGAGGAAGAGGAGCCGGTGGCGCCAGTCAAGAAGCAGCCCGCTCCGGGCCGCAAGAAGAAGCCGCGCAAGAAGAAGGTGGAGCCGCCGAAGCGCAGCACGGTGGCCTGGTAG
- the yihA gene encoding ribosome biogenesis GTP-binding protein YihA/YsxC: protein MKIKTAQFVTSALTLDSCPPEKLPEFAFIGRSNVGKSSLLNMLTGQANLAKVSATPGHTRMINFFKINDAWTMVDLPGYGYAKTIKKDPQQFQKMVASYIGDRGTLRCVLVLIDSRLDPQQIDLEFVQWLIDNDIRFALVFTKSDKMKKMALQRNIEAFQNHLIGLSETLPETFVSSAETRAGKSELLAFIERKLLEPQPELPKDEDTDEEDAS, encoded by the coding sequence ATGAAAATCAAAACCGCGCAGTTCGTCACCAGTGCGCTCACACTCGACTCGTGTCCGCCGGAGAAACTGCCGGAGTTTGCCTTCATTGGCCGCTCGAATGTGGGCAAATCGTCGCTCCTGAACATGCTGACGGGGCAGGCCAACCTCGCGAAAGTCTCCGCCACGCCGGGGCACACGCGGATGATCAATTTTTTTAAGATCAACGACGCCTGGACGATGGTGGATCTGCCCGGCTACGGCTATGCGAAGACGATCAAGAAGGACCCTCAGCAGTTTCAGAAGATGGTGGCCAGCTACATCGGCGACCGCGGGACGTTGCGCTGCGTGCTGGTGCTGATCGATTCGCGGCTCGATCCGCAGCAGATCGACCTGGAGTTTGTGCAGTGGCTGATCGACAACGACATCCGCTTTGCGCTGGTGTTCACGAAGTCGGACAAGATGAAAAAGATGGCGCTGCAGCGGAACATTGAGGCGTTTCAGAATCATCTCATCGGCCTGAGCGAGACGCTGCCGGAGACGTTTGTGAGTTCGGCGGAGACGCGCGCGGGGAAGTCGGAGTTGCTGGCGTTTATCGAGCGGAAACTCTTGGAGCCACAGCCGGAGCTGCCCAAGGACGAGGACACGGACGAGGAAGACGCGAGTTAG
- a CDS encoding AAA family ATPase, with protein sequence MIALTFQKPHRSIKELPPIELNDFALITGVNGAGKSHLLEAIEKGLVQVAGINAVEGIKRYDWTNLTVKLDEVGDPLETRKRKEQAIAAGQKAIEELRQALVRWFTTHAVKTGQDLADCDWLLLADDAAITDIIIRDKSATFSQSHIAKVVEGFVKLRDQIPSDLSKKLKQFGEFASELIQRAKEKECSLLKLDATDLRGCVPLSWAQAPLLDFRFAELFTAYHATFERNRINRYYAEHEGNTDLPWLDEEAFVRRYGPKPWDLANRVLEKASLRYKFNQPTASLEEGSKFTLRLTDRSDPQIELKVADLSSGERILLSITLLLYQVTTNQQLAALPQMLVLDEVDAPLHPSFTKLLLEVLKDTLVDQYGLKILLTTHSPSTVALAPENSLYELDRHPRHLKPVTRAHAVQVLTSGFVTVMPTSRVVVVESSFDSLCHAELCESITGAGFLASTPPLSFLQASKEGDDGSNGGVAQVNNWAPKLDSLFQEIGFRGLIDRDESRSSVGVVKVLNRYSIENYLLDPLTIAALFIKDGVVSGFNNCSITDMNFHRITSLNQESLQHLANDVVAWLEKDHAILVAQHPGRFDVKYLFGPTLSLPVWVRDFRGHDLKTICKQTLNPMCDKMKRPIILPARDSLARVLEMQTKCLPSIIPEDLRDIYTALKS encoded by the coding sequence ATGATTGCGCTCACGTTTCAAAAGCCCCACCGCTCGATAAAAGAACTGCCGCCTATCGAGTTAAACGACTTCGCGCTTATAACTGGCGTCAATGGCGCTGGCAAAAGTCACCTATTGGAAGCGATCGAAAAAGGGCTGGTACAAGTTGCTGGCATAAATGCAGTTGAGGGCATCAAGCGGTACGATTGGACGAATCTCACTGTGAAACTTGATGAAGTGGGCGATCCGCTGGAAACCCGCAAACGGAAGGAGCAAGCAATTGCGGCAGGCCAAAAAGCCATCGAGGAATTGCGCCAGGCGCTGGTCCGCTGGTTTACTACTCATGCTGTGAAGACGGGTCAAGATTTAGCAGATTGCGACTGGCTGCTTTTAGCCGACGATGCGGCAATAACAGACATTATCATTCGTGATAAGTCGGCTACATTTTCTCAAAGCCACATTGCGAAAGTAGTCGAAGGATTTGTCAAACTCCGCGACCAAATTCCATCGGATTTATCTAAAAAACTGAAACAATTCGGCGAGTTTGCCTCGGAGTTGATTCAACGCGCGAAAGAAAAAGAGTGTTCACTGTTGAAACTCGATGCAACTGATCTGCGAGGTTGTGTCCCACTTTCATGGGCGCAGGCGCCTCTCTTGGATTTTCGTTTTGCTGAGTTGTTTACGGCTTACCACGCGACCTTTGAACGCAATCGCATAAATCGCTACTACGCGGAGCATGAAGGGAATACTGATTTGCCATGGCTTGACGAAGAGGCGTTCGTTCGCCGCTACGGTCCTAAGCCATGGGATCTCGCCAACAGGGTTCTGGAGAAAGCCAGCCTTCGTTACAAATTCAATCAACCTACCGCCAGTTTGGAGGAGGGTTCCAAATTTACTCTTCGCCTAACGGATCGTTCTGACCCTCAGATCGAACTCAAAGTCGCCGACCTTTCTTCAGGCGAACGAATTCTGTTATCCATTACCCTACTGCTTTATCAGGTCACCACGAATCAGCAACTGGCAGCTCTGCCGCAAATGCTGGTATTGGACGAAGTAGATGCCCCCCTGCACCCGAGCTTTACCAAATTGTTGTTGGAGGTATTGAAGGATACATTGGTGGATCAATATGGCCTCAAAATCCTGCTAACAACTCACTCTCCCAGCACGGTCGCTCTCGCACCGGAAAACTCGCTATATGAGTTAGATCGTCACCCGCGACATCTCAAACCCGTAACACGAGCGCATGCAGTGCAAGTGCTAACTTCTGGCTTTGTCACAGTAATGCCTACGAGTAGGGTTGTTGTTGTCGAATCCAGCTTTGACTCGCTTTGTCACGCAGAATTATGTGAAAGCATAACTGGAGCTGGGTTTCTTGCCTCCACTCCACCTCTGAGTTTTCTCCAAGCATCAAAAGAAGGCGATGACGGTTCAAACGGTGGAGTCGCGCAAGTTAATAACTGGGCTCCAAAGCTCGATTCATTGTTCCAAGAAATAGGATTTCGTGGACTTATCGACCGCGATGAGAGTCGAAGTTCGGTTGGTGTAGTCAAAGTCCTAAACCGCTACAGCATCGAAAACTATCTCTTAGATCCTCTAACGATTGCCGCACTTTTTATCAAGGACGGCGTCGTAAGTGGATTCAACAATTGTTCTATTACTGATATGAACTTCCACAGGATCACATCACTCAACCAAGAGTCACTGCAGCATTTGGCCAACGATGTTGTCGCTTGGCTGGAAAAAGATCATGCGATTCTCGTTGCACAGCACCCAGGCCGTTTTGACGTAAAATATTTATTCGGTCCTACGTTGAGTCTTCCGGTTTGGGTTCGCGACTTCCGTGGTCACGACCTAAAAACAATCTGCAAACAAACGCTCAACCCGATGTGCGATAAGATGAAGCGCCCAATAATTCTTCCGGCACGAGATTCCCTTGCTCGTGTGCTAGAGATGCAAACCAAGTGCCTTCCCTCGATCATTCCTGAAGACCTTCGCGATATCTATACCGCTCTTAAGTCCTGA
- the tkt gene encoding transketolase translates to MSLNLPVLSRAANIARGLAIDAVHKSSSGHLGLPLGAAEVGAVLFGEVLNFYPADPHWLNRDRFVLSAGHGSMFLYSWLHLAGYDLSIQDVADFRVLDSKTPGHPEFGHTVGVECTTGPLGQGVGNAVGMAVSAKMAAARFNTAEHAIFDHKIVALAGDGCLQEGVAAEASSFAGHFKLDNLILIYDSNDVTLDAMASASQSEDTAKRYEAYGFDVQIVDGHDMEAFLVAFEKARVANGKPHFIIVRTLIAQGIPEVAGTAKGHGEGGAKFADAARKGLDLPAEHFYVDPVVTEFFAARQAVQKEKYDAWQKLFLAWEKTNPALSALLDSGITKSIPANLIDKIPAFKPDSKVATRKAGSDVLQPLAEVLPLLVGGSADLYGSTLNYIDSSKDFTPGNYGGRNIRFGIREHGMTSIMNGIAYHGIFRPSGATFLVFADYCRAAIRLAALSHLPTLYIFTHDSVGVGEDGPTHEPVETVSSLRVIPNLDVIRPADPEETAGAFAAALTRTDGPTLLSLSRQAVPMLNDISVEDRRAGVEKGAYIAIPEKGELTTILLGAGSEVQYAVEAAKQLGDGVRVVSVPCFERFDRQSDEYRESVLPKAIRRRVAIEAGVSDLWFKYVGLDGKVVGIDRFGLSAPGAQVFKVLGITTENLVKTVQSLE, encoded by the coding sequence ATGTCACTCAATCTTCCCGTTCTCTCTCGCGCTGCCAATATTGCCCGTGGTCTGGCCATCGATGCCGTGCACAAGTCCAGTTCCGGTCACCTCGGGCTGCCGCTCGGCGCGGCGGAGGTGGGCGCGGTGCTTTTCGGCGAGGTGCTGAATTTTTATCCGGCCGATCCGCATTGGTTGAACCGCGATCGCTTCGTGCTTTCGGCGGGCCACGGCAGCATGTTTCTCTACTCCTGGCTGCATCTGGCGGGCTATGATTTGAGCATCCAGGACGTGGCAGACTTCCGCGTGCTCGACAGCAAGACGCCGGGACATCCGGAGTTTGGCCACACGGTGGGCGTGGAATGCACGACGGGTCCGCTCGGCCAGGGCGTGGGCAATGCGGTGGGCATGGCGGTGTCGGCGAAGATGGCTGCGGCGCGGTTCAACACCGCCGAGCACGCCATTTTCGATCATAAAATCGTGGCGCTGGCGGGCGATGGCTGCCTCCAGGAAGGCGTGGCGGCAGAGGCGTCGTCTTTCGCGGGGCACTTCAAACTCGATAATCTGATTCTGATTTATGATTCGAACGATGTGACGCTCGATGCGATGGCCTCGGCTTCGCAGAGCGAGGACACGGCGAAGCGTTACGAGGCCTACGGCTTCGACGTGCAGATCGTGGACGGGCACGACATGGAGGCGTTTCTGGTGGCGTTTGAAAAGGCGCGGGTGGCCAATGGCAAGCCGCATTTCATCATTGTCCGCACGCTCATCGCGCAGGGCATTCCCGAAGTGGCGGGCACGGCCAAGGGCCACGGCGAAGGTGGCGCGAAATTTGCCGATGCCGCCCGCAAGGGACTCGATCTTCCAGCGGAACATTTCTACGTCGATCCGGTCGTCACGGAGTTTTTCGCGGCCCGTCAGGCGGTGCAAAAGGAAAAATACGACGCCTGGCAGAAGCTGTTTCTCGCCTGGGAAAAGACCAATCCCGCGCTCTCGGCCCTGCTCGACAGCGGGATAACGAAGTCCATTCCAGCCAATCTGATCGACAAGATTCCTGCGTTCAAGCCGGACTCCAAAGTGGCCACGCGCAAGGCGGGCAGCGATGTGCTGCAGCCGCTCGCGGAGGTGTTGCCGCTGCTGGTGGGCGGAAGCGCGGATCTTTACGGTTCGACTTTGAATTATATCGACAGCAGCAAGGATTTCACCCCGGGCAACTACGGCGGACGCAACATCCGTTTCGGCATCCGCGAGCACGGCATGACGTCGATCATGAATGGCATCGCCTATCACGGCATTTTCCGCCCCTCGGGTGCGACGTTCCTGGTGTTCGCCGATTATTGCCGGGCTGCCATTCGACTCGCGGCGCTCTCGCACCTGCCGACGCTCTACATTTTCACCCACGACTCGGTCGGCGTCGGCGAGGACGGCCCGACGCACGAACCCGTGGAGACGGTCAGTTCCCTGCGAGTGATCCCAAATCTGGACGTGATTCGTCCGGCGGACCCGGAGGAAACAGCGGGTGCTTTTGCCGCTGCGCTAACCCGCACCGACGGGCCGACTTTGCTTTCGCTCTCGCGTCAGGCCGTGCCGATGTTGAACGACATTTCGGTGGAAGATCGCCGCGCTGGTGTGGAGAAGGGCGCTTACATTGCCATTCCCGAAAAGGGCGAGCTGACCACCATTCTTCTCGGTGCCGGCAGCGAGGTGCAATACGCGGTGGAAGCCGCCAAGCAACTCGGCGACGGCGTCCGCGTGGTGTCCGTGCCGTGCTTCGAGCGCTTTGATCGCCAGAGCGACGAATACCGCGAATCGGTGCTGCCCAAGGCCATTCGCCGCCGTGTCGCCATAGAAGCCGGAGTCTCCGATCTGTGGTTCAAATACGTGGGTCTCGACGGCAAGGTCGTTGGTATCGACCGCTTCGGTCTGAGCGCTCCCGGCGCGCAGGTTTTCAAGGTCCTCGGCATCACCACCGAGAACCTGGTGAAGACCGTGCAGAGCTTGGAATAA